One segment of Candidatus Delongbacteria bacterium DNA contains the following:
- the bshA gene encoding N-acetyl-alpha-D-glucosaminyl L-malate synthase BshA, with the protein MKRIGIICYPTQGGSGIVATELGLELAKLGHQVHFISYRRPFRLDRIYPNTHFHQVEVSEYPLFEYPPYSLALTSKIVDVATRSGLDLVHAHYAIPHAASAWMAQQMLSERLPVISTLHGTDITLVGQDPGYLPVTRFTLAHCQALTAVSDFLVAETHRVFGPELQIQRIHNFVDTEEFQPRRRPELRACFALPGEKILLHVSNFRSVKRIPDVLAIFARLAAAHPVRLVLAGLGPERNAAKEQAQELGVAERVHFIGNQESIVDLMSVADLYLLPSQTESFGLSALEAMSCGVPVLASRVGGLPELIDDGETSFLCPLGDVEAFAERGGRLLADPALYHRMSAAARAVAVERFAIERILPQYLEAYERVLA; encoded by the coding sequence ATGAAACGCATCGGCATCATCTGCTACCCCACCCAGGGCGGCAGCGGCATCGTGGCCACGGAACTGGGCCTGGAGCTGGCCAAGCTGGGCCACCAGGTGCATTTCATCAGCTACCGGCGGCCCTTCCGGTTGGACCGGATCTACCCCAACACGCACTTCCACCAGGTGGAGGTCAGCGAGTACCCGCTCTTCGAGTACCCGCCCTACAGCCTGGCGCTGACCTCGAAGATCGTCGACGTGGCCACGCGCTCGGGCCTGGATCTGGTGCACGCGCACTACGCCATCCCCCACGCGGCCAGCGCCTGGATGGCCCAGCAGATGCTCAGCGAGCGCCTGCCCGTGATCAGCACGCTCCACGGCACGGACATCACGCTGGTGGGCCAGGATCCGGGCTACCTGCCGGTGACGCGCTTCACGCTGGCGCACTGCCAGGCTTTGACGGCGGTGAGCGACTTCCTGGTGGCCGAGACGCACCGGGTCTTCGGGCCGGAACTGCAGATCCAGCGCATCCACAACTTCGTGGACACGGAGGAATTCCAGCCCCGCCGCCGGCCCGAGCTGCGCGCCTGTTTCGCGCTGCCTGGCGAGAAGATCCTGCTCCACGTCTCCAACTTCCGGTCCGTGAAGCGCATCCCCGATGTGCTGGCGATCTTCGCGCGGCTGGCGGCCGCCCACCCCGTCCGGCTGGTGCTGGCCGGGCTGGGCCCGGAGCGCAACGCGGCCAAGGAGCAGGCCCAGGAACTGGGGGTGGCCGAGCGCGTGCACTTCATCGGCAACCAGGAGTCCATCGTCGATTTGATGAGCGTGGCCGACCTCTACCTGCTGCCCTCGCAAACGGAGAGTTTCGGCCTGTCCGCGCTGGAGGCCATGAGCTGCGGCGTGCCCGTGCTGGCCAGCCGGGTGGGCGGCCTGCCCGAGCTGATCGACGACGGCGAGACCAGCTTCCTCTGCCCGCTGGGCGACGTGGAGGCCTTCGCCGAGCGGGGCGGACGCCTGCTGGCCGACCCGGCTTTGTATCACCGCATGTCCGCCGCCGCCCGGGCCGTGGCCGTGGAGCGCTTCGCCATCGAGCGCATCCTGCCGCAGTACCTGGAGGCCTACGAGCGCGTCCTCGCCTGA
- the bshB1 gene encoding bacillithiol biosynthesis deacetylase BshB1, with protein sequence MLDLLAFGPHPDDVEICAAGTLLKVKARGGRVGIVDLTAGEMGTRGSREIRAAETAEATRRLGLELRRCLDLGDGRLREGREPELAVVRVLRELRPTVVLAPWGVDDHPDHEHAARIIRNACFQSGMGKVETGQPPHRPRAILSYPGRREFTPSFVVDITPWWDERLHAARAYKSQFHDPASTEPATAISSPDFWHFIEARAMYYGQLIGTRYGEAFWSEGTLEIEDPLAHFARGGGPQLPSRSAS encoded by the coding sequence ATGCTCGATCTGCTGGCCTTCGGGCCGCATCCGGACGACGTGGAGATCTGCGCCGCCGGCACCCTGCTCAAGGTCAAGGCGCGGGGGGGCCGGGTGGGGATCGTGGATCTCACCGCGGGCGAGATGGGCACGCGCGGCAGCCGCGAGATCCGCGCCGCCGAGACGGCGGAGGCCACGCGCCGGCTGGGGCTGGAGCTGCGGCGCTGCCTGGACCTGGGGGACGGCCGGCTGCGCGAGGGCCGCGAGCCCGAGCTGGCCGTGGTGCGCGTCCTGCGCGAGCTGCGCCCGACCGTGGTGCTGGCGCCCTGGGGCGTGGACGACCATCCGGACCACGAGCACGCCGCCCGGATCATCCGCAACGCCTGCTTCCAGTCCGGGATGGGCAAGGTGGAGACCGGCCAGCCGCCCCACCGGCCGCGGGCCATCCTCTCCTATCCGGGCCGGCGCGAGTTCACACCCAGTTTCGTGGTGGACATCACGCCCTGGTGGGACGAGCGCCTCCACGCGGCCCGCGCCTACAAGAGCCAGTTCCACGACCCGGCGAGCACGGAGCCCGCCACGGCCATCAGCTCGCCCGACTTCTGGCACTTCATCGAAGCCCGCGCCATGTATTACGGCCAGCTGATCGGCACGCGCTACGGCGAGGCCTTCTGGAGCGAGGGCACGCTGGAGATCGAGGATCCGCTGGCCCACTTCGCCCGCGGCGGCGGGCCCCAGCTGCCTTCCCGGAGCGCATCATGA